A single genomic interval of Daucus carota subsp. sativus chromosome 1, DH1 v3.0, whole genome shotgun sequence harbors:
- the LOC108204786 gene encoding transcription factor MYB3R-1, giving the protein MKGDRASNCSEGGSDSGPRVRALPGRTSGPTRRSTKGQWTPEEDEILRQAVQRFNGKNWKKIAECFKERTDVQCLHRWQKVLNPELVKGPWSKEEDDIIIQLVEQIGPKKWSTIAQHLPGRIGKQCRERWHNHLNPSINKNAWTIEEEVALVRAHQVYGNKWAELSKYLPGRSDNAIKNHWNSSVKKKADSYLASGLLAQFHGLPQSMSSSSSRVQQYSGDDSIPRDVREAEATSECSQGSTAVGCSQYTDDMSNATGRDDFLVTEESRQGKELSYSPVHREVPCIMAELPCEFGSSGNLLEHIYPCDWVTSPGKNWQLDPNGLPNMSLQCEQESLRLVHCIADDENHEGLPFPMQSSVAVCTSAPLENNIAGSDKPEQMLMYQDPYPEAGNGSSSAHENLTKCLTITNADGFTDSLLDHSSDYQTLEGNHLASNSYYSFTSEMMGTDCYQPLIPSQFPNENGENIYEINPNQCNATSLGNQEEDLLRIINDGLIYTNDTVASNLDERVDSVGQQSQSDTEEHRAIFAPEDAFASTESNNTLSIPSQSENPAEPAEKDDAGGLFYEPPRFPSLDIPFLSCDLIGTEMQQEYSPLGIRRLMMDSFTPFRMWDSPTRDDSPDAVLKSAAKSFTCTPSILKKRHRDLVSPLSEKRCEKKLERSFSNLARDFSRLEVISDEIGKHEATLASPPTNLIRCSNALDENKENLNHASEIGEEGKGGNVSCNAKTESRSAGAAQSVQQSSKDLEEEVHDMLFISPDHFGVKSNRVPSSSAKTLGSQYTRRLEAASSQVAVSESSERPLVSISSPNIPGRNKSATTSIQRPSSAPLEIKVSSSGKFDGAENFSIFGGTPFRRSIDSPSAWKSPWFMNSFVPGPRVDTDITIEDIGFFTSPGERSYDAIGLMKQLSEHNAATFADAQEVLGDETPDSLLKKRCSDKEKGDSTSNIITEGRTLDFSDCDTTPLKGTESGRISAAMSYSSPSSYLLKGCR; this is encoded by the exons ATGAAAGGCGATAGAGCGAGTAATTGTTCCGAGGGAGGTAGTGATAGTGGTCCGAGGGTTCGGGCTTTACCAGG GAGAACTAGTGGTCCTACGAGGCGATCCACGAAGGGACAATGGACTCCTGAAGAG GATGAGATTTTGCGGCAGGCTGTTCAACGTTTTAATGGGAAAAATTGGAAAAAGATAG CGGAATGCTTTAAAGAAAGGACAGATGTACAGTGCTTACACAGGTGGCAAAAAGTTTTAAATCCAGAGCTTGTCAAAGGTCCATGGTCTAAAGAG GAGGATGATATAATAATTCAATTAGTGGAACAAATTGGGCCAAAAAAATGGTCTACTATTGCTCAACATCTACCTGGACGTATCGGCAAGCAATGccgagaaag GTGGCACAATCATCTAAATCCTTCCATAAACAAGAATGCGTGGACCATAGAGGAAGAAGTTGCTTTGGTTCGTGCCCATCAAGTTTATGGGAACAAGTGGGCAGAGTTGTCGAAGTACCTACCTGGAAG GTCAGACAATGCCATCAAAAATCATTGGAACAGTTCTGTTAAAAAGAAAGCAGACTCATACTTGGCATCAGGTTTACTTGCACAATTCCATGGTCTTCCCCAGTCAATGTCATCGTCTTCATCACGGGTTCAGCAGTACAGTGGTGATGACAGTATACCGAGAGATGTGAGAGAAGCCGAGGCAACATCAGAATGTAGTCAAGGTTCTACTGCAGTGGGCTGTTCCCAGTATACGGATGACATGTCCAATGCAACTGGGAGAGACGATTTTCTAGTAACAGAAGAATCTCGTCAAGGTAAAGAGTTAAGCTATAGTCCAGTTCATCGAGAAGTTCCATGTATCATGGCAGAGTTGCCTTGTGAATTTGGGAGCTCGGGCAATCTACTTGAGCACATTTATCCTTGTGACTGGGTAACTTCTCCAGGAAAGAATTGGCAACTCGATCCAAATGGGTTACCAAACATGTCTCTGCAATGTGAGCAGGAATCATTAAGGTTAGTTCACTGCATAGCTGACGATGAAAACCATGAGGGGTTACCTTTCCCAATGCAAAGTTCTGTGGCTGTGTGTACATCTGCTCCCTTGGAAAACAACATAGCTGGATCTGATAAGCCAGAGCAAATGTTGATGTATCAAGATCCCTACCCAGAAGCAGGGAATGGAAGTTCATCTGCACATGAAAATCTTACCAAATGTTTAACAATCACCAATGCAGATGGTTTTACTGATTCATTACTTGACCACTCATCAGATTATCAGACTCTCGAGGGCAATCATCTGGCTTCGAACTCGTATTATTCATTTACTTCTGAAATGATGGGAACTGATTGCTACCAGCCTTTAATTCCTTCACAATTCCCCAATGAAAATGgtgaaaatatatatgaaattaatcCAAATCAATGCAATGCCACCTCACTTGGAAATCAAGAAGAGGATCTGCTTAGAATCATAAATGATGGCCTTATCTACACCAATGACACTGTTGCTTCTAATCTTGATGAAAGGGTAGACAGTGTAGGACAGCAAAGTCAGTCAGATACAGAAGAGCATCGTGCAATTTTTGCCCCAGAGGATGCTTTTGCTTCAACAGAATCAAATAATACTCTCAGTATTCCTTCACAGAGTGAAAACCCAGCTGAACCAGCTGAGAAAGATGATGCTGGAGGTTTATTCTATGAGCCACCTCGTTTTCCGAGTTTGGATATTCCTTTTCTCAGCTGTGATCTAATTGGTACTGAAATGCAGCAGGAGTATAGCCCCCTTGGTATACGCCGGCTAATGATGGACTCCTTTACTCCATTTAGAATGTGGGACTCACCAACTCGGGATGACAGTCCAGATGCTGTGCTGAAAAGTGCTGCAAAGAGTTTCACATGCACACCGTCCATATTGAAAAAGCGACACCGGGATTTGGTTTCACCATTGTCTGAAAAAAGGTGCGAAAAGAAGCTTGAGAGAAGCTTCTCCAATTTGGCAAGAGATTTCTCTCGATTGGAGGTCATATCTGATGAAATTGGTAAACATGAAGCAACTCTAGCATCTCCACCAACAAATTTGATTCGATGCTCTAACGCCTTGgatgaaaataaagaaaatttgaatCATGCCTCCGAAATTGGGGAGGAGGGAAAAGGAGGGAACGTTAGTTGTAATGCTAAAACTGAAAGTAGAAGTGCTGGTGCTGCACAATCA GTGCAACAGTCTTCTAAAGATCTTGAAGAGGAGGTGCATGATATGCTGTTTATTTCGCCTGATCATTTTGGAGTCAAATCAAACAGAGTTCCGAGCTCAAGTGCTAAAACTCTTGGAAGTCAGTATACCAGAAGGTTAGAAGCTGCATCAAGTCAAGTTGCTGTTTCAGAATCATCTGAGCGCCCATTGGTATCAATCTCAAGCCCTAATATTCCTGGCAGAAATAAGAGTGCAACTACATCCATACAGCGTCCCTCATCAGCTCCTTTAGAGATTAAAGTTTCCAGTTCTGGAAAATTTGACGGTGCTGAAAACTTTAGCAT ATTTGGCGGAACACCTTTCAGGAGAAGCATTGATTCGCCTTCTGCATGGAAATCCCCTTGGTTCATGAATTCTTTCGTTCCAGGACCGAGAGTTGACACAGACATAACAATTGAG GATATTGGTTTCTTTACCAGTCCAGGGGAAAGGAGCTATGATGCAATTGGACTAATGAAACAATTAAGTGAACACAATGCAGCAACATTTGCTGATGCCCAGGAGGTATTGGGAGACGAAACTCCGGATTCATTGTTAAAGAAAAGATGCTCTGACAAAGAAAAAGGGGATTCGACTTCAAATATCATT ACAGAGGGGCGGACATTGGATTTCAGTGATTGTGATACTACACCTCTTAAAGGAACAGAAAGTGGAAGAATTTCAGCAGCAATGAGTTACTCAAGTCCGTCTTCTTACCTGTTAAAAGGTTGCAGGTAG
- the LOC108206762 gene encoding uncharacterized protein LOC108206762, translating into MALLSNALRQAFMPKHEYDNLREEDKALIQLQRPVLISLLLCIVIVIVVSTSISVKIVFPAEDGKRVFCRDLRIQPLSINVSSGGGGGEDVFPGAFYLTDQQTVDYYWMVVFMPSVLVFLVSVAYLVAGMAVAYSAPTRHGCLRVVENNYCASKRGGVRCLSILNAVFAIVFGLLALFLGSTLLTLGSSCSVPLFWCYETSSWALVILYGTTSYLLRRKAAAVLDDSDFAGRNMGLEMLEANPLEVTPEVERRLNEGFKAWMGTSYLSSDDEDDPNDYLEVQHPPRTNSSRQRV; encoded by the exons ATGGCGTTACTCAGCAACGCTCTCCGGCAAGCCTTCATGCCGAAGCACGAGTACGACAATCTGCGCGAAGAAGACAAAGCGCTGATCCAATTACAACGCCCCGTCTTGATTTCTCTCTTGTTGTGTATTGTGATTGTGATCGTTGTGTCCACCTCGATTAGCGTGAAGATTGTGTTCCCGGCGGAGGACGGGAAGCGCGTGTTTTGCCGGGATTTGAGGATTCAGCCGTTGTCGATTAATGTGAGCTCCGGCGGCGGCGGCGGGGAGGATGTGTTTCCCGGGGCGTTTTATTTGACGGATCAGCAGACGGTGGATTATTATTGGATGGTGGTGTTTATGCCGTCGGTTTTGGTGTTTTTGGTTTCGGTTGCGTATTTAGTTGCTG GAATGGCTGTAGCATACAGTGCTCCGACAAGGCATGGATGCTTGAGGGTAGTTGAGAATAACTATTGTGCTTCAAAAAGGG GTGGTGTCCGTTGTCTTTCCATTTTGAACGCCGTTTTTGCCATTGTTTTTGGTCTCCTTGCTCTTTTTTTGGGTTCTACACTTCTCACTTTAGGTAGCAGCTGTTCAGTGCCATTGTTCTGGTGCTACGAAACCTCATCTTGGGCACTGGTAATTTTGTATGGGACCACATCTTACCTTCTAAGAAGAAAAGCAGCTGCGGTTCTTGATGACAGTGACTTTGCTGGTCGGAACATGGGACTTGAAATGCTGGAAGCAAATCCCTTGGAAGTGACACCAGAGGTAGAGAGACGTCTCAACGAAGGTTTTAAAGCATGGATGGGTACATCTTACCTATCatctgatgatgaagatgatccTAATGACTATCTGGAAGTGCAACATCCTCCGCGCACCAACTCTAGCAGACAAAGAGTGTGA